Proteins encoded together in one Streptomyces sp. NA04227 window:
- a CDS encoding MMPL family transporter, which translates to MFNKLAALATGRRKLVLILSLLFCVVAGGVGGTVATKLSSGGYEVPGAESTEARDTLSDKFGTGEPNLVMLVKTPGGADKAETVKKGTELTKKLGTEEGVAEAASYWTLGQTPSLRGKDSDSALVLAHLKGNEDEVEDYLDKLLPHYEDGFEGLEIQFGGRAEAYRELNEQTQKDLLLAEMLVIPFTLLLLIFIFRGVIAALLPLALGIVSIIGTYAVLTVLVEVTDVSVFANNMTTGLGLGLGIDYSLFIVARYREELGKGHSVEEAIGISLRTAGRTVLYSAITVALSLSALLLFPMYFLKSFAYAGIAVVAFAALAALVLLPALLAWIGLRINKWSWNKNKSNVPVENGFWHRLATLVMRRPLPLATAVIALLLFLGTPFLNISLNLADERTLPKDAEAHKVNTTLSQDYSAREMEPLMVVAEKVGGSPEDKTQDIGAYAEQLSKLENVARVDAFTGTYVGGKQVAPASDLSKRYANDSGTWMSIVPEVGSFSDEGQDLVRDVRDAKAPFDVEVGGTGPSFRDTMDSLTEKMPWSLGLIALSTFILLFLLTGSLVMPVKAVVLNLLSLSATFGAMVWIFQDGHMQWLVGDFALTGGIVATTPIMLFCLSFGLSMDYEVFLLSRIKEEYDRTGDNTSSVARGLERTGGLVTAAAALIALVFISFLVSGITYMKLLGLGLALAVIMDATLIRGILVPAFMRVAGRFNWWAPAPLAKLHAKYGLKEGDDEPALATAGAGAAKAESSEVGS; encoded by the coding sequence ATGTTCAACAAGCTGGCTGCGCTGGCCACCGGACGCAGGAAGCTGGTGCTCATATTGAGCCTGCTTTTCTGCGTCGTGGCCGGTGGCGTGGGCGGCACCGTCGCCACGAAGCTGTCATCCGGCGGCTACGAGGTACCGGGCGCCGAATCCACCGAAGCGCGCGACACCCTCAGTGACAAGTTCGGCACCGGTGAGCCGAACCTGGTGATGCTGGTGAAGACGCCCGGCGGCGCCGACAAGGCGGAAACCGTCAAGAAGGGCACCGAGCTCACCAAGAAGCTCGGCACCGAAGAGGGCGTCGCTGAAGCCGCCTCGTACTGGACCCTGGGGCAGACCCCCTCGCTGCGCGGCAAGGACAGCGACTCCGCGCTGGTCCTCGCCCACCTCAAGGGCAACGAGGACGAGGTCGAGGACTACCTGGACAAGCTCCTCCCGCACTACGAGGACGGCTTCGAGGGCCTGGAGATCCAGTTCGGCGGCCGGGCCGAGGCCTACCGTGAGCTCAACGAGCAGACCCAGAAGGACCTGCTGCTCGCCGAGATGCTGGTCATCCCCTTCACGCTGCTGCTGCTGATCTTCATCTTCCGCGGCGTGATCGCGGCGCTGCTGCCGCTCGCGCTGGGCATCGTCTCCATCATCGGCACCTACGCGGTACTGACAGTCCTGGTCGAAGTGACCGACGTGTCGGTGTTCGCCAACAACATGACAACAGGCTTGGGGCTGGGCCTGGGTATCGACTACAGCCTCTTCATCGTCGCGAGGTACCGAGAGGAACTCGGCAAGGGCCACAGCGTCGAAGAGGCGATCGGGATCAGCCTGCGCACCGCGGGCCGTACCGTGCTCTACTCGGCGATCACCGTGGCGCTCTCGCTGTCCGCGCTGCTGCTGTTCCCGATGTACTTCCTCAAGTCCTTCGCGTACGCCGGTATCGCCGTGGTGGCCTTCGCCGCGCTCGCCGCGCTGGTGCTGCTGCCCGCGCTGCTCGCCTGGATCGGGCTGCGCATCAACAAGTGGTCCTGGAACAAGAACAAGTCCAACGTGCCGGTGGAGAACGGCTTCTGGCACCGCCTGGCCACCCTGGTCATGCGCCGCCCGCTGCCGCTGGCCACCGCCGTCATCGCGCTGCTGCTGTTCCTGGGCACCCCGTTCCTCAACATCAGCCTCAACCTGGCCGACGAGCGGACGCTGCCCAAGGACGCCGAGGCGCACAAGGTCAACACCACGCTCTCGCAGGACTATTCGGCCCGCGAGATGGAACCGCTCATGGTCGTCGCCGAGAAGGTCGGCGGCAGCCCCGAGGACAAGACCCAGGACATCGGCGCCTATGCCGAGCAGCTGTCCAAGCTCGAAAACGTCGCCCGGGTCGACGCGTTCACCGGAACCTACGTCGGCGGCAAGCAGGTCGCCCCGGCCAGCGACCTGAGCAAGCGCTACGCCAACGACAGCGGCACCTGGATGTCGATCGTGCCCGAGGTCGGCTCCTTCTCCGACGAGGGCCAGGACCTGGTCCGCGACGTACGGGACGCCAAGGCACCCTTCGACGTCGAGGTCGGCGGCACCGGACCGTCCTTCCGGGACACCATGGACTCGCTGACCGAGAAGATGCCGTGGAGCCTCGGCCTCATCGCGCTCAGCACCTTCATCCTGCTGTTCCTGCTCACCGGCAGCCTGGTGATGCCGGTCAAGGCAGTGGTCCTGAACCTGCTCAGCCTCAGTGCCACCTTCGGCGCCATGGTCTGGATCTTCCAGGACGGGCACATGCAGTGGCTGGTCGGTGACTTCGCCCTCACCGGCGGCATCGTCGCCACCACCCCGATCATGCTGTTCTGCCTGTCCTTCGGTCTGTCGATGGACTACGAGGTGTTCCTGCTCTCCCGGATCAAGGAGGAGTACGACCGCACCGGCGACAACACCAGCTCCGTGGCCCGCGGTCTGGAGCGCACCGGTGGCCTGGTCACCGCGGCCGCCGCGCTGATCGCGCTGGTCTTCATCTCCTTCCTGGTCTCCGGCATCACGTACATGAAGCTGCTCGGCCTCGGCCTGGCACTCGCCGTGATCATGGACGCCACGCTCATCCGAGGCATCCTCGTGCCCGCGTTCATGCGGGTCGCCGGACGCTTCAACTGGTGGGCACCGGCTCCGCTGGCCAAGCTGCACGCCAAGTACGGCCTGAAGGAAGGCGACGACGAGCCCGCCTTGGCCACCGCCGGTGCGGGCGCGGCCAAGGCCGAGTCCTCCGAGGTCGGCAGCTAG
- a CDS encoding transglutaminase domain-containing protein: MTTASTAGGDRAAQLRASWLSAVERLVPVPDKYREAKLGLAEACRELSVDQALLEELVAAGLPADETPEGLRFDYHDVMNLGLRSGTGRSLAELGERQCMRMAAGDPEKWLEKRTWRIRLTASCTNEDCTSCTIEPRPAVPEPELLGGTLIEWQPSNDNDTEPGSMVAVLATVGARDTPRSDVVRQIHDDLYGSLLSGEYQYGWLPAGLRERPAEAAAAGAFDCVIAAWQMRTWAEQAGLEARTRRGFLLGLVGVEHAWTEVLEEDRWLPLDPVLAFLAQRHKASNPDFGDFSRGSVHNRLLAWGRSIEEPLADHNCPAGGRSRVDCRQLPSPTVV, from the coding sequence ATGACGACCGCATCCACCGCGGGCGGCGACCGCGCGGCACAGCTCAGGGCGAGCTGGCTGTCCGCCGTCGAGCGCCTGGTGCCGGTACCCGACAAGTACCGCGAGGCCAAGCTGGGCCTGGCCGAGGCCTGCCGTGAACTCAGCGTCGACCAGGCGCTGTTGGAGGAACTCGTCGCCGCGGGCCTGCCCGCCGACGAGACCCCCGAGGGGCTTCGCTTCGACTATCACGACGTGATGAACCTCGGCCTGCGCTCCGGCACCGGCCGCTCGCTGGCCGAGCTCGGCGAGCGCCAGTGCATGCGGATGGCCGCGGGCGACCCCGAGAAGTGGCTGGAGAAGCGCACCTGGCGCATCCGGCTGACCGCCTCGTGCACCAACGAGGACTGCACCTCCTGCACCATCGAGCCCCGACCGGCCGTCCCGGAGCCGGAGTTGCTCGGTGGAACGCTCATCGAATGGCAACCCTCCAACGACAACGACACCGAGCCGGGCTCCATGGTGGCCGTGCTCGCCACCGTCGGAGCGCGCGACACCCCCCGCAGCGACGTGGTCCGGCAGATCCACGACGACCTGTACGGCTCGCTGCTCTCGGGCGAGTACCAGTACGGCTGGCTGCCCGCGGGACTGCGCGAGCGCCCGGCCGAGGCCGCCGCGGCCGGGGCCTTCGACTGTGTCATCGCCGCCTGGCAGATGCGCACTTGGGCCGAGCAGGCGGGGCTTGAGGCCCGTACCCGCCGCGGTTTCCTGCTCGGACTCGTCGGTGTCGAGCACGCCTGGACCGAGGTCCTGGAGGAGGACCGCTGGCTGCCGCTCGACCCGGTGCTGGCGTTCCTGGCCCAGCGGCACAAGGCGAGCAATCCCGATTTCGGCGATTTCAGCCGAGGTTCCGTACACAACCGGCTGCTTGCCTGGGGCCGGTCCATCGAGGAGCCCCTGGCCGACCACAATTGCCCTGCGGGCGGACGCAGTCGCGTCGACTGCAGGCAACTACCGAGCCCCACTGTGGTCTGA
- a CDS encoding class I adenylate-forming enzyme family protein, producing MSGRIRPHLALATAPHEAARRHGRVPLHLDRPLDLFPDAGTELDYTSFAELVDRAAGLLTGAGITAGQRVMLVQQPNFNTPLLVFACARIGAVPVPVHAAVGAEPFGVMAERAEAAALITDAATEAAGVLDNVPLSTPRWYVGESGEHGRSLLDVTAGELPPLLAPAKDTPQLVTHSSGTTGVPKLVLHTVDSFSGHAKPQVFIGKLLRVNYPYLLCLSPVHARTMSGLLAVFSLGLELGFLTDPEPDNAVAMLKKLRPGLVETVPNAFIRWEEIAEQQPELFADVRMFVSSFDAAHPRTINTLLKAAHPKARYMQAYGQTETGPITVKVHRLKMKCEDGRCVGRPVIGHTKVRITDENGHGQVPRETAGPIFARSSGVTPSYLGTPDQRVEGWWAMGDWGVISKRGCLHLYDRIVDRSGDVDSLLATEDEILESLPQLTEAVLISVEGSLPVPLVCTRRDAPLDMDAWRKAVADMPALADPVQCRWDDIPHTATWKVKRLEVARRLAAGELVQLTER from the coding sequence ATGAGCGGCCGTATCCGCCCCCATCTGGCGCTGGCCACCGCCCCGCACGAGGCGGCCCGCCGCCACGGCCGGGTGCCGCTGCACCTGGACCGTCCGCTGGACCTGTTCCCGGACGCGGGCACCGAACTCGACTACACCAGCTTCGCCGAACTCGTGGACCGCGCGGCCGGGCTTTTGACCGGTGCCGGAATCACCGCGGGCCAGCGCGTCATGCTGGTGCAGCAGCCCAACTTCAACACCCCGCTGCTCGTCTTCGCCTGCGCCCGGATCGGCGCCGTGCCGGTGCCCGTGCACGCCGCCGTGGGCGCCGAGCCGTTCGGTGTGATGGCCGAGCGTGCCGAGGCCGCCGCGCTGATCACCGACGCCGCCACCGAGGCCGCCGGCGTGCTGGACAACGTGCCGCTGTCGACGCCGCGTTGGTACGTCGGCGAGAGCGGCGAGCACGGCCGTTCGCTCCTGGACGTGACCGCCGGGGAACTGCCCCCGCTTCTCGCCCCGGCCAAGGACACCCCGCAGCTGGTCACGCACAGCTCCGGCACCACCGGTGTGCCCAAGCTGGTCCTGCACACCGTGGACAGCTTCTCCGGACACGCCAAGCCGCAGGTCTTCATCGGCAAGCTGCTGCGCGTCAACTACCCGTACCTGCTGTGCCTTTCGCCCGTGCACGCCCGCACCATGTCCGGGCTGCTCGCGGTGTTCTCGCTCGGCCTGGAGCTCGGCTTCCTCACCGACCCCGAGCCGGACAACGCGGTCGCGATGCTGAAGAAGCTGAGGCCCGGCCTGGTCGAGACGGTGCCCAACGCCTTCATCCGCTGGGAGGAGATCGCCGAGCAGCAGCCCGAACTCTTCGCCGATGTGCGGATGTTCGTGAGCTCCTTCGACGCGGCCCACCCGCGCACCATCAACACCCTCCTGAAGGCCGCCCACCCCAAGGCCCGCTACATGCAGGCCTACGGGCAGACCGAGACCGGTCCCATCACGGTCAAGGTCCACCGCCTGAAGATGAAGTGCGAGGACGGGCGCTGCGTGGGCCGCCCCGTCATCGGCCACACCAAGGTGCGCATCACCGACGAGAACGGCCACGGCCAGGTCCCGCGCGAGACGGCGGGTCCGATCTTCGCCCGCTCCTCCGGGGTCACCCCCAGCTACCTGGGCACCCCCGACCAGCGTGTGGAGGGCTGGTGGGCCATGGGCGACTGGGGCGTCATCAGCAAGCGCGGCTGCCTGCACCTGTACGACCGGATCGTGGACCGCAGCGGCGACGTGGACAGCCTGCTGGCCACCGAGGACGAGATCCTCGAAAGCCTGCCGCAGCTCACCGAGGCCGTGCTCATCTCGGTCGAGGGCTCGCTTCCGGTGCCGCTGGTGTGCACCCGCCGCGACGCCCCGCTGGACATGGACGCCTGGCGCAAGGCCGTGGCGGACATGCCCGCCCTGGCCGACCCCGTGCAGTGCCGCTGGGACGACATCCCGCACACGGCCACCTGGAAGGTCAAGCGCCTCGAAGTCGCCCGCAGGCTCGCCGCGGGCGAACTGGTCCAGCTCACCGAGCGCTGA